Within the Malus sylvestris chromosome 4, drMalSylv7.2, whole genome shotgun sequence genome, the region GAACAAAAGGCATTGTCGAATAAAAGGCATTATCAAACAAAAGGCATTGTCTAACAAAGGTAAATATACCACAACCAAGTCCTAGTTATCCACTTCAGTTTTTCAATACAACGAAGGTGATATACCAGTACAGATGATACAATAGATATACTTTCTTGACATGTTAAGGAATATTATATCATGTAATCAGTTCTCAACCTATGATGAATAACTTTATGAACTTGTCAATACCTAATGCAACTGTAATGAAAATATATGAATTGGACACTTAAGAGTTAAGACCTATTAAAGTTGCTAACCTTCAAAACAATATAATTGGTATGTACATAAGGTTTTTACATGTCAAATGTAATAAATTTGACAATCCGACCTCTTCCCACTTTCTGTTGTGATATCGCCGGGACTCATTTTACTACttattcaccaacaaaaacattGGCTCTTAAGATAACAGATGAAATGGTGATACTTCTTTCCCCTATACGACGCACAGCACCAAAAACCCACAGAACCTCAAACTCCCCCCGACTGCCCAAAACCCACAGTTTTTATATAATCGACAAAACACACTATAGAACACATGTATACCAACAAAAAACACCGAAAATAATTGCTGACGATCCAGAGCAATTGCAAAATGTTCTATCAAATAGTTTTCAATACCGCCATTTCGACTAACCCAATACAACTCCGATTCGTCTCAGAATTTCCATGCAACCCGTCAATTTATCCAAAAAATCCCAACTATCACTCCATTTAAGCACCAATAATCGACCCGAAAGATTGAATAAAACAgattaaccaggtcaccaagtCTACTAATTAACCCGAACCTCATCGAGATTAAGACCCCACAAACACAACCAGAACAAAGAAACGCAAAAACCCATTAATCATTTTCGTATATACCATTCAGATCATCAACTCAATTAATTACCATTCAAAATCcatggaaaataaaaattaacacaATAAACAGTCAATTTTATccacaaaaattaaaactaaaaaattgaaaattagtgAAATTAAACAAAGTGGAAAACCCTAACCTTATCAATCAGTGAAGAAATTGGAAGCCCCCCTTTCGTGCtcgtcgtcttcttcttcttccaccacTGAGCTGCGATTTCAGAGAGTGGAAATTTTTGGGTGTGAGTTTCGATTTTATTGTGGGCGAGTCCTTTGACTCGGTTTTTTTGGGGTTCTAGTCGAGGTTAATTTCGTCTTTCCCGTGAGTATATGAATTTACGATGTGCGTGGACTTTAGCTACACTCGCCGGTGAGCGCGGGTGGGTCGATACTCGCTTCGCTGGCAATTGGTTCGTACTGTGGGTGTGGGGCCCGACTGGGGAGAATACAGAGGGGTGGTGGAATTACAAAACGGAAGGGAATCCTTTCCCCGATCATTCTCATCAAACAATTCGAATCCTtcaatttgattcaacggctaaaattattataatgtTTAAAGTGGGCTTCTATTTTTagctgtttgatcaaattttaagggtcCAGATTGTTAGATGAAGAGGATTATGTGAAAGGAATCTGATCCCTTTCCTTACAAAACGGCCCCTCGGCGATGTGGAAACGGGTTCGGACTCCGGTTATGGTAATGGGTTCGGACTCCATATATTTATGtaaggtttttatcacaaatgattctTGAAATTGACCtcactcctcactttggtccttaaAATTGAAACCGATTAGTGTCGTCCCTGAAATTTGGTACCACAAACCAATGTCGTCCCTACTGTCCCATTCCGTTAATTTTTTAGTTACTTTGATGACGTGTCACACATGGAGACCCATACGACGAATTGTGTGGTGCCACGTGgattaaacataaaaaaaaactgtttttaatttgatttaagatttaaaaactcattaacaaaaccaaaaaaaaaaaagtaagataGATAAccctaacaaaaataaaaatgaacctAACACCTCCATCTCAAATTGGATTgccgaaaattaaaatcaaaatcgATTTGCGAAAAACGAAATCcaaaaaatgaaatcaaaacACGTATTAGGGATTCATAGGAAATAGAGTGAGAGTTTGTGAGTCACCTCCCCCACCCCAAGGCCAACCGAACCTATCCCATAACCTCGTTGCTAGTCGTTCCTCACCCCATCCCCTTGACTTTGGTGCTTTGGAGAAGAACatgaaattaaatttgaaagggGTATGGAGATGATAGTTGGAGAAGAGCAGGTAGGTGGGTTAGTTTtttcatctaattttttttttttcaaaacccagaaaatgaAAGTCTCTGCTTGATTGAAGAAGCTGGGTTGGTCGTGTTCATGTTTTCTAGTTGTGTCCTTGATttaaatcttttattttttcaaaaaaaggtTAGTCCATGTGGCACCACACCATTGGTTGTATCGGTCTCCTGGTCTGACACCTCATCAAAGTAACAGAAAAATAAACGGAATGGAACGGTAGGAACGACATTGATTTGTGGTACCAAATTTCAGGAATgatattgatcgattttcaatttcaggaactAAAATGAGGAGTAATGTTAATTTATAAagactatttgtgataaaaaccctttatataatttcattttcttcttttttttatgaacaTGTAATAGTGCGTAATATAGATACAATTTATTATCCATTCAGAGTATCTATAGAGGTTCCCTATATTGGAAAGTGGGAGGGGAAGTCTCTTTTTAcatggaaaaggatcctcgtcgGATCCTTTTCCTGGGGATCTTAGAGATCCTATGATTGTGaacgtttatcgtatatcatgcgAACATTTTTCGTTAGgtattattcatatttaattttgaattttaaattttgaaatgatttataaccgcatgatgtacgatgaacagtcACAATCACAGAATTcctaagataaaaaaaaaatgatccggcgagaatccttttcctttttacATAACATAAAGGATGTGCCCCTAAATTTAGAAACAAATTCCAATCtgtgaattttattttatccaCTACCATGCATTTTctcaattaattatattttaagggatgtgatatccacatattccattttacttctcacatatttttttaaatttctatagTCGGataagatgaattgaagaaaatcaacggatataaattatcaaggggtgtgtgagaagtaaaataggatgtGTGGATATTACACTCctattttaaaaggaaaactaatgaaaaatatttgaaaactttgagtttttaacgaaaatgacaaaataaagggtaaagtgaatagtatgaggattaactttttattgtaaaaatatgatttttcgttaaaataaatagtatcgagaacttttcgttaaaattctctatTTTAAATACAAGAAAATGGAATTAGTGCTCCCACACACTGTCATTTGTCAGTGTCACACTCCATTTCCATGCAACAAAAGTCTCCACCAATCACATGAACCCTGgagaaaaaagcaaaaaataaaatataaaaatcctCCTGCCTCGTGAAACGACGTCGCTTAAGGCCGTTCCCAAATCAATGTCGCGCGATCCCAATCTTTCTGCTGACCTAAAATTCAGAGACTTGAATGTATGAAGACTTCGGCGTAAAATTGAATGTAGATGGCTCTGTGGTCGTCACCGTCAACGTCGTCGTCGCCGAAGGGGATAGTGATAACGGTGCCGGCGCTGGTCCTCACGGCGACAGTTGCCgcagttttcttcttctttctcttgttCTCTTTATCGTCGCCGTGCACTTGCGGCGGCGGTGCTGGTATTGCGCGTGTGGGTTATGTCGGTGGACCCAATGTCGGTGGACCCAGTGTCGGCGTGGCGGAGGGCGGAGGAGGAGAGACGATATGGTCGTCGAAGGAGGATGTTGAGTGGGTGAAGGATCAGATCCGAGTGAATGGGTTGCATATGCAGGATAACGTGTTGAGGAAGGGAATTAACCCTCGCACCAGAGCTCAGCAGCTTGAAGATCTCTTGCAGTCAgtactctccctccctccctctctctctctctctctctctctctctctaagtacCTGTATACTATGATGTGCACATTTGTGTGATTAGAAATGAGGACTTGGATTTGTGCAGTGGGATTGGAATTTTGACATCAGTTGATTTTGGCATGGGGTTTGGGATTTGGGTATTGAATTGTGAATTAGGTATATTCTTGGATTCAAAGCTGCCTACTTTAATTTTGAGTACCAGTTCATTTGATTTTTGTGCCAAGTGAGGATGTGGGGGAGTTGAGATTACATCAGTAAACTTCGATTTTCATGAGATCGCATCAGTAAACTTAGATTTGTTTAGTTATGTGGACGTGAACTCGAATTTGTTGCTTAATTTTCTGCATTTTCTTGCAGTTCTTCTCGATGCTAGTTTGGTAAGTTCTGTGTTGGTCTGTTTGGTTTATGTATTAGGGtggagagaaaggaaaggatTAAATTTTGATCATTGCCTAGATTTACAGAACATCGAAGTTAGACTAGATCATATCCTTTGAAGTGATTTGTTCTATTCCTTTTGTTTCGATAGACATTTCTTTGTAACTTGATGATTCTTTAGTTAGAGTATTCTCTTACTTGTTTGGGAGATTTTTCTTTCTCGTTGTGCTTTACTGTGCCTGCAGTTATAACATATTCGCATGTTTGCGGGTCAATTGAAACAACGGAAAATTATATGTTATGTGAATACAGGGATGATCTGTACAAAGAATTGACCAATAGTTTCTGGATTTTCAGATTCAAGGGTATATCTCACTATGAAGGACCTGATTTGGAAAATCATACTGCCCTCCCATGCCCTGGTGAGCTCCTAACCGAGGAGCACCACAGTAACTACGGTGAGCCTTGGGCAGGTGGGCGAGATGTTTTTGAGTTCCTCGCTCAGTCCTCTCATCTGAAGCCTGACTCCAATGTCCTTGAGATCGGTTGTGGTACCCTCCGAGTTGGTTTGCATTTCATTCGCTATCTTAATCCCGGACACTTCCACTGCCTTGAAAGAGATGAGCTCTCGCTAATGGTTGCCTTCAGATACGAGCTTCCTTCCCAAGGTCTTCTGCACAAGCGCCCTTTGATTG harbors:
- the LOC126620028 gene encoding uncharacterized protein LOC126620028, with amino-acid sequence MALWSSPSTSSSPKGIVITVPALVLTATVAAVFFFFLLFSLSSPCTCGGGAGIARVGYVGGPNVGGPSVGVAEGGGGETIWSSKEDVEWVKDQIRVNGLHMQDNVLRKGINPRTRAQQLEDLLQFKGISHYEGPDLENHTALPCPGELLTEEHHSNYGEPWAGGRDVFEFLAQSSHLKPDSNVLEIGCGTLRVGLHFIRYLNPGHFHCLERDELSLMVAFRYELPSQGLLHKRPLIVKGDNMDFNRFGSDVVYDLIYASAVFLHMPDKLVWVGLERLTNKLKPYDGRIFVSHNIKFCSRLGGDECTKQLTSLGLEYVGKHTHDSLLFNHYEIWFEFRRTKA